atgatgctgctgcagttgatgcAGCTCTTCCTCGTCCACCTCCACTTGTTCaccttcgttgttgttgtggctgatgttgttattgttgtgatgttggttgttgttgctgccgttgctgctgctgttattgctgctgcaattgttgttgcgtcGTCGATTGCCGCCacaattgctgttgttatagTTCTGCTGGCAATCGGGATCGTTGCAAATATCGTTGCTATCAATGCTGTCGATGTCAATGTTAAGATCAAtatcgctgtcgctgttgctgttgctgttcctcCGATCATTGAGGGTTAGCTGCTCCAGGGCAGCGCTCTGTCGCGAACTATTCGCCGAGCTGCGACGACTGTTCTGATTCGGTGTGGCGCTGTGCTCTGACGACAGCTGACGATGCTGCGAGAGTCGCGTATTCTGTTGTGTCAATGCATTAATTAGGATACCACATAGgaagtaaacaacaacaagcccTTCTTACCTCCTCTAACACATACTCGTATGTCGGGGGCGGTGTTGTCGGcaggttgttgctgctgtccgCGGGTGCTTCGTTGATGCACGTCGATGTGCGACTCGGATTAACATAGCCTGCAAGAGCACATATATGGCTGGCTTTAGAGTATCGAATATACAAATTGCGCGTATGTACATGTTTATTAATCCATTTTCCTGCGTTGAAGGAGCAGTGGGGGGGAAAGTGGGAGTGTACAAGAGGGAGGGAGATTGCCGCGGGATGTGCAGTCATGCAAATGTGCTGTGCATACACTCATCTTATATTCTCTTGCCTGCAAACTAGgtgaaaattatattaaccTCAAGCTCTGCTGCATTAAATTACTCACAGGGTTTGGGATCTTAGGTTTAGGTCTATGTAAGACGGAATAGAGAAATGGGACACTCAAATTgaattctaaatataaaacaatgaGATGCGGAACAGGCTGAGATGGAATAGTGAGATGATACATAGAGAGAGTTTTGATTATAATGAAACATGAAATTAGTTGCGGTAAGGCAAAACAGCGGATGGGAAAAACTGAAGAGCTCAAATCGAATCTCAGACATGAAACAACAAGTTGACAAACAGATTGAAATGGAGCAGTGTGAGAATACATGGAATGCATTCTGGctataatgaaataataaaatagttgtGAAAGGAAATGGGATCATAAGTTAGTATAGGTTAGGCGAAATAGCGAAATGGAAAACAGGGAAACTCATATTGAATTGTAGACATAGAATAAAGAGATATGAAACAGATGTAATACATATCACGTACTTTGGTTAGAAAGATGAGATAAAGATTTGAACATAAAAATTGACTGAGGTGTAACGGTGTGTGATTgatcatttaaatatgtatgagtCCGAAATAGAACTGCGAAATATTATATGAAGATATAAGATGAAGATCAGTGAAAGTGATAAAGCAGTAAGATGTGgatcaataaaataatgaacaaTGAAGAGTAAATATATCAGTTAGacgaaaaataatgaaataaggaTATTCGGCAAAATGGATGCcgaactaaaataaatatgttcgTATCATAGGTAAATAGAGGAAAGAAAGTGAAATGTACTATTGCTAAGCTAAGTATGTAAAAAGTATACACGAACTAAAATTAGTAATTTGTGTAATAGGTGGAGTACTGCAATTGTAGATTTTACAGGTTTAACTAAATTCTGCAAGTGTAAGAAATCATTGGGGAGGAGAAAGGCGTTGAAAGAGGTAAAGGCAAAGTGATTGCGATGTTTATTTGGGTCATGCATTGTGCATCTTAAGACAAAGGGAAAAAAGGGATTTCCAAGTTGTTGAAACACAATTGACAGGCAATACGAATAAACTCGGCGTAGTAGTGTTATGTATTGTACTATAATGGGGCTTCGAGATTGAAGCGTAGTCAGTCATGCAGTTAAAAGACACCAATTAGAGGATAAACAAAGCGTTGTATGTGtatctgagtgtgtgtgagtgggctTAATGAACGATGTTAATGGTTGTAGCGTATCCTTACCCATACGCAAGCTGTTGGAATTGATGGCAGCCTTACTGGGATTCGGAGGAAGCAAGAGCTTCCGTTCGCTCATTGAGCCGAGACTGTTGCAATCCACTGAATCAATTGTCGAGCTGCTGGCACCAActgcctgctgttgttgctgctgttgatgctgctgctgttgctgttgttgttcttgtagttgctgctgttgctcctgttcctgctgctgttgctgctgctgtgtgccCAAAAGCGCCTCATTCACAGTCGGATCCGGATCATGCTCTTGCGATGTGCTCGTGCTGCGCGAGCCTCCCATGCGAAACTTTAGCTTAAAGGGTGCCATCAGGACCTCAAGGACTTTCCTCGGTTGGAATGCTCTCAATACTTGTAGACTTTCGAGTTTTCTTCGGGGGGGTTTTCTTATGATCTCGTTTGCGTTTACATGGGCACCGTTGGGGGGTTTCTATTATCTTTTGctttgtatttgaaatttatatctATAGCAAGTTTGGACAACAGTGATGCAAGGAAAGTTGTTAaaatagatagagagagaacgagaggcATAGAATTGGTGTACAatgatagagaaagagagataaaTAGATTTAGAATGTTGAAAGAGAGAGTTAGCCAAAAATTACGATAGAGGTTTATTCTGCAGATACCACATGAATTATATTCGAACAGGTGACAAATTCAACACCTAAATTTTCCACTTTCTTACAGCAAATCGataattcatttcaatatttactttattttcgttttgattgcatgcaaatttatatgtgaacaaaagaagaaaaaaaaaaaaaagaagctgtCTCTAAGTTTACCTGTCGAATAATTCGTCAATTGCCAGACACAAAGTGagctgcaaacaaacaaaaacaaaatgtatgaatttttaaaatatatttgcaggTATTTTGCGTCAGCTTGTAATTGATTCAttggcaaattaattttcgTTGCGTTGCGATGATAATCAATGGAGTTCATCTTTAATCCACGTGGACGGCGAATGATTAATGTGAATATCGCAGTTATAAATACGCAAATTGACAGcgcaaacacactcacagacacactctcagacgcacacacactgataACGCACACGTGTAAATGCCTCACTTTGTGTTGCCACGCGTTCCCCATTACAAACGGCACGTGCCACGCTccacattactcatacgccccgtACAAACTGCACATAAGTTTATGCTTATTAATTGCCTGCGTTTTGACTACATGtccttgcacacacacacgcactcattCACAAACCCTACATTCACCtgtaatatttatagtttttttttgtattttttcattttgctagCAAAATTTGGCGCGCACTTGCGCTGTTTTTTTAAGTAGGCTCCTGCTTTACAGCACTTCCTTCCAAGCAACACTTCTTCTACACACAGAGAAAACACTAGTGTAATTCCTTGGTATGCAATTAACTGAATTCTCTATTATTCATATGTTATACTGTAACCAAATTATTTAATCGAATATTTaagactttaatttaaaatatgtaaataataaatacgtaAAATTCAATCATATTATAAAGTAGAACTATTTCTTATGCCCTTGACAtttagaaatgaaaatagtagtctattaaaatgttttgaataCATTAAATCTTAGATTTAggtttatattttgttttagataTTGTTTTTTGTCAATCTAATATTGCAACTCATTTTTTTATACTCCCttcatttataaacaaataaagtgaagtttattattagtttttgaatacattaagctgaataaatttaagtttactCTAAGATTATCAATTTCCCTCAGTGTACCGGGCATCTAGCCTACGTGTTTGCCTTATTGTCATGCAGATTACACAAAAGCCACTTAACGCTTACAGCTCAACTCAAagctgctgcgctgcgctcTCTATGTGGACCTGCTTATTATTATGCTGCTGAAAGGAAGTCAACAGGCCAAAGAGTGAGAGGGTGAGGTGGAGGGGCACTCTGTGATTACCTTTGGCAGTTGGCAGGTGATTGTTGACTTGAGAGCCTGATCTATATATTAACAGAACATATTCATACAtgctatgtacatatattcaaaaatgttgGCATATTTGCAGACAATAAATTCTAATTGGTATTGACTTAACAAACAgtttacaaacacacacactcatacctCGATTGATTGAATGCATGCAGAAAATGATTGTGATTTGAAATTCGTTTATATAtccggctgtctgtctgtttgtttgcttgtttgtttgtattttcatAAGTCACACTCATCTGTATACGCAATCAATTCCTGAGCTTGTCATTCCGTACGGAAAGCCCGTGCAACAtgctatatatactataaaaccCGTGCTCGGCATACGCATTGATAAGCCCAcgcatttgccatttgaatTGCAGATGGGATTGATGTGGCACGTGCGGCAGCTCCATTGCCCCCACACACACTGATTGCTTGTTGCAGCAGCCACCGCAACCCATggttcaacaacaacagattaCCTTGTTTGCTcagtttgttgtattttatgtacTGCAACAGTTTGTTCCTTGACCATGAGTTTCATTCTGTAGCTACCTTAGTGACTTCCTCTAAATTTAGTCGGACAGCTAACACAGCTCCAGCGGATCAACCTTGCCTGACTATGTTACATCTTACCGTTTCGGGTCTGGCTTAAGTTATTAATACACCACATCAACTAGGTCACAACTAAAACCATATATCATGCATGAACTGCATGGCAAagtagtttattattatagctATAGAGACTGTATGGATTGCCTGCGGCTGTCAGTACAAGGGCCCGAGTTgcgaaattaaaagaattgcAGTAATGCTCGCGAGGAATCAAAAGACTCTTTTCTGCAGggtttaaatgcaaaaaggtATAATAATCTCAAGGAACTACgttcttattaaatattaatattgagtGATTAGTCTAATAGATTTATCTAGTTAGTCTCAGCAAACTTTATTCTGGAAGTTTCGCTATTCAAACGATTATTATATGACAGCCAAATGATATTCTTATCCTATTATATAAGGAATCTATGTATAGGTGGCTATATAATAGAGTTAAAGATTTAAGGGtagattaaatataaatgattttGCAGCATCTAAGATTATTGCAATAATTTGGGGATTTCCTCAAATGATTTCTGCGGTTGTACTGGTTACCaagtttaaatttcaatataagaACAATCAATTTCTAATGGATAAATATTGCATCAGTTCGAAACTGTCTAGCTCAGGTATTGCATGAATTGACAGTCATTCGGAAAAGTCATTGCACAGCAGGGGCAATCAATTTATGCACATCAGGAAGCATAGCTTACAAAATTCGTCTGACGTTTGAAGCCACAATTGTGGCAATAAGCTGATGGGTTTTGTGGCCCAGAAGAagatattgcaattttaataagtACATTGCGGAGTGACTTTAAAGTTGACAgtttcatataaataaatgtcataaaatcaaaatgatgGCATTGGTCATAAAAGAAACTGAGTCAACTGTTGCatgcaataaaattgatgTTGTGCTCggcatatttaaaatggaaatggccACGGAATTGTGTGGAGTTAAAGCCACGTTTTTGGGGGCCAAGGTAAATAAAGGTCTGGCCAGGTGAAGAGAAAGACTCTTGCCAGTAGCCTGGACAATTATACAAACgagaatttcatttgtttgcgcCTGATATCATTTCGTCGTTAAATAAATAGACGAACAAGTGTCCTGAGTGTCCTATGGCTCAAAGTTCGTTGCGAATGATGATGGAACGGCCAAGTTTAGCTTGGCATGGCGTCATCAACAGGATGAAGCACACAGGGCACTACAGGGAGGTAGCGAGGTGACGCGGTAAGATAGGGAATCAAGTCGAGTGGGGTCGGAATGGGCAGGACAGCGCACATATTGAAGTGAAATTAACACGACGCAGTAAGAGAAAccgcaagcaaacaaataattgaCGTGGTGTGAGAGattgagacagagagagagaacgagagagcgagagacaggGGTTGGAACAACAGGGACAACAGTTGATGGGTCCTGTTCCCTAGAAAACTGATATCTAATTGAGTAAACATCAAGTGAATGACCATGAATTAGTCAGGGGTGCCCAGCCATTCACGTCGTGGAGCTATCAATTTAGTTATTGTGCTTGTAGCCTTGTGCGCCATTCACTACTACTCAACAGCATTCGCCATTCACCATTCAGAATTCAACATTCACATACTTGAATTCACATATTCACATtctctcgcactcgcacttGTATCATCTCTTGTGGGTCTGTTTGTGTCCTGTGggttcagtttcagcttcagctgccaTTGTCTGACATTTTGAGAGCGGTATGAAAAATCGAAAAGCACACACATGACACAACCTTGACGCGAATGCAATTGTCCTGCAAATTTTGATACGTACCTTGTGACACGATGTTCTTCTGCTGCAATTCTCTTCTTTGTCTATTTTCAAACTCAATTGTCAATTGagattaaaaattgtttataaagaaattgttTATCTCAAATAGAGCACTGTTGTGTTTCTTTTCTaagcttcaacttcaattaTATGTGCATTTCGCAAACCATTTTTTCCATTGCGTGAATTCACTTGAAATCTGACAAAGACTGTGCAAAGTTTTGGTTGGACGGAAGCTTTTTATTGTCCTGTCACTCTTGGCAGTGAAAAGCTTTTGGTTTGCGATGAGCTTAGCGAAAGCACAGCGCATGCGCTTGTCGAGCTTCCGGCATTTCAGAGCCAATGTTTTTCTTCGTTTCATGCTTTGCACTTGAAATTCTTTTGCTCCATGCTTTGTCTAGCATATTCGCGTGATTAAATTAAGAAAGagctttttaaatttctaagtTATAAtcttatgtatttaataattacaaaagaaGCTATATTATTAGAAGGGCTTATTTTGGATATCAATCACAAAATCCATTGACCCGAATTTTCATATATCTTGATGGCACTATATTTTCAACCATTTGTCACTatttagtaatatatttttgaactaATATTCAACCTTATGTGCTGGACACATATGGCCCTTTTTAAAATCGAATTCTGTATTTAGTTTCAAATGAATCTTTAATAAACCTTTCATAATATCGATTTAGGGTTTTAAACGCCCCCATAACGGGTAGTGACATAGCAATTGGTTTACATTCTCCATTTTTAGCCGTATCTGTAAAAACCTctactttcatttttatattatcgTTCACCTCTTTCAGAACAGTCCAGCTTCCATTGACGACAGAATTGTGTCCAACTATCTTCAATAAATTACCTGGAAAATCTATGGTATCAGTCACTTCATCACTTCAAAGGTTTGAGCCTGCTTCGccgaaatatttattcatatgtactaaaaataaatttattataataattattaaaactcACACTGCCACAACTTATGGGTGTCAAACAGCAACttagaatatacaaaatattggcATTAAAGAACTTCATGACTTGGTTATTTTCAAGTTTACTGacaatgtatttttatgtaaaacTCTATTTATACACGATAACTCGTGCGGTAAAGCTTATTTTAATTacgtttccttttttttacaattaacTTTTTGTCTCCGCAAGAATCACCCAAAGCGTGccttaaatttgatatatcaagtttataaaaacaaacaagttcgtatttgcattaattgatGTACAAAGACATATTTTTATCCGAGCTCCACAAAAAACGAAAGTAGCTTTTAAAGCTAGTCAAAATGCAAAATCGGAAAATCTTggtaatacttttttttgttgcacatatctaaaataaaaataattttttgtaatttattcaaatatttatacttaactgtatatataaatgtttcaACTGAAATGTATTCTTACCTTTaacgtatttattttgtatacaacTTCTGACAGAGTTGCGACAAGTGATGAATATCCTTTTTCTCTTGCATTAATGCTTACTCACTggctttgattttattattgcaaagATCAGCAATACGTCTTTTAGCGGGAAGtggaattcaatttgtttcaatACGAGCACCAGTTTTGGATTTACTTGcatttatgatatttaaaataattaggaaaatatttaataactgTTTTTTAAAAGTGATTAATCGAAAAGTAGAACAGTTCCAAAAggcaataattaatttgcacGGCATccgttatatattttatcatttcaaaacaaaagttattaTGACGACTTGTTTTCGATATTAACGATAACAGCGAATGCTCCGCCAAAAACATTATCCTTTGTAAAGGAGATCTGCACTTTGACGTATCCTGTTGGCATTACATTCATCCATTTATCGGTGTCtagtattacattttttatccAAGATTTTCCTTTGGGTACTGGGCACAGATCACCATTTTTAAAATCGAAATCTGTAGTTACGCCAGTTATGAAcgattttttaatatatgaattGAAATATCTCTTTAAAGAAGTGCACACCCCCAGAACAGGAGGCTTTAATGCCCTTGGTTTCCAATCACCATTTTTGGCCGTATCAACAAATATCCCTATTTCCATTTTAGCATCATCGTTCACTTCTTCCAGAAATTCCCAGGTTCCATTGATAGTGGAATCGCGACCAATTATCCTAGATGATGTTTCCACCAGATTACCAGGAATGTCAATGGTATCTATTTGTGTCACTTCATAGGTTTGACCCTAATTTCCATCgagttatttataaatataaaataaataaaatctacacaaaaaaatgttgtaactTACACGGCCACAACTTATAGGTCTCAGGCAGAAAATTAACATATAAAAGATATCAGCTTTGAAGTACATCATGCTTAATTATTCTCAAACATACTGGtaatacattaatataaaacGGTCTTTTTATGCACGATGATTCTGCCAATAAATACTATGTTAATTGCGTGtctgttttgttattaattaacttattaacatttcattataattCAGAACCTCCCAAAGcgtgtattaaatttaataacgaTCTCGTTTATAGCAACAAATAAGTTTGTGTTTGCTTAAATTTAGACACCTGATAAG
This is a stretch of genomic DNA from Drosophila albomicans strain 15112-1751.03 chromosome 3, ASM965048v2, whole genome shotgun sequence. It encodes these proteins:
- the LOC117570832 gene encoding ras guanine nucleotide exchange factor P, whose protein sequence is MAPFKLKFRMGGSRSTSTSQEHDPDPTVNEALLGTQQQQQQQEQEQQQQLQEQQQQQQQHQQQQQQQAVGASSSTIDSVDCNSLGSMSERKLLLPPNPSKAAINSNSLRMGYVNPSRTSTCINEAPADSSNNLPTTPPPTYEYVLEENTRLSQHRQLSSEHSATPNQNSRRSSANSSRQSAALEQLTLNDRRNSNSNSDSDIDLNIDIDSIDSNDICNDPDCQQNYNNSNCGGNRRRNNNCSSNNSSSNGSNNNQHHNNNNISHNNNEGEQVEVDEEELHQLQQHHQQSEHIIEGVTELELHSDDNEESTLSVNEFLLETEMAAARAKAYAACGDAGNDGQQPCIDEQCTQCSERAGSEEDGGEPSTSNAARHNFYDPLLNRYGNESGCSNGSGTGNSNGQSCNESCCASGSLSGSVASRRGRRQQLQQQQEQNCLLTPEMMSNKTSKEIYKDLAKQWGITCKMSESCRCMDCQSHYFDCDYDDNEHQKTDGGLGAGTPMFISEVMHGSGCQIL
- the LOC127565596 gene encoding uncharacterized protein LOC127565596, producing MMYFKADIFYMLIFCLRPISCGRGQTYEVTQIDTIDIPGNLVETSSRIIGRDSTINGTWEFLEEVNDDAKMEIGIFVDTAKNGDWKPRALKPPVLGVCTSLKRYFNSYIKKSFITGVTTDFDFKNGDLCPVPKGKSWIKNVILDTDKWMNVMPTGYVKVQISFTKDNVFGGAFAVIVNIENKSS